In the genome of Nitrospira japonica, one region contains:
- a CDS encoding VTT domain-containing protein: MQQALDFLLHHIELVVFLTVLAEQVGLPVPGIPLLLAAGAVAGEGQANLAVLTCISVAACLLGDMVWYELGLHRGRQALSLLCRISLEPDACVRRTENFFVAHGVRALVLAKFIPGLSTLAPALAGLFKVSLGRFFLFNGAGSLLWSLSFLLLGYVFSDQIGYVADLAVRFGTTAGIIIAVSLAGYVVFKYFNRQKLLRELRVARITPAELKQLLDDGQQSVIVDLRGNVDHVADPYTIPGALRISAEELEHRHHDIPRDRDIILFCACPNEATAARMALMLKRRGISRVRPLLGGIDVWRELAYPLELVIAKENAVGTSKISS, from the coding sequence CGATTTTCTGCTTCATCATATCGAGCTGGTGGTGTTTCTGACCGTTCTCGCAGAGCAGGTCGGACTGCCCGTTCCCGGCATTCCGCTCCTGCTGGCCGCCGGCGCCGTGGCGGGAGAAGGGCAGGCGAACCTCGCCGTGCTGACTTGCATCTCGGTTGCCGCATGCCTGCTGGGCGACATGGTGTGGTATGAACTCGGGCTTCATCGAGGCCGGCAGGCGCTGTCTCTCCTGTGCCGGATTTCGCTCGAGCCAGACGCCTGCGTCAGACGCACGGAAAACTTTTTCGTCGCACATGGCGTCCGCGCGCTGGTGTTAGCCAAGTTCATTCCGGGGTTGAGCACGCTCGCGCCGGCGTTGGCCGGTCTCTTCAAGGTGTCCCTCGGACGGTTTTTCCTCTTCAACGGCGCCGGATCGCTGCTCTGGAGCTTGTCTTTCCTCCTTCTCGGCTATGTGTTCAGCGATCAGATCGGATACGTCGCGGACCTCGCCGTGCGCTTTGGGACCACCGCGGGAATCATCATCGCCGTCAGTCTCGCCGGCTATGTGGTCTTCAAGTATTTCAACCGGCAGAAACTCTTGAGGGAACTCCGCGTGGCACGCATCACGCCGGCCGAACTGAAGCAACTCTTGGACGATGGCCAGCAGTCGGTTATCGTGGATTTGCGCGGCAACGTCGATCATGTGGCCGACCCCTATACGATCCCGGGCGCACTGCGTATCTCGGCCGAGGAGCTCGAGCACCGTCATCATGACATTCCCCGCGATCGGGACATCATTCTGTTCTGCGCCTGCCCGAATGAAGCCACCGCGGCCAGGATGGCGTTGATGCTGAAGCGGCGAGGGATCAGCCGGGTGCGGCCGCTCTTGGGCGGCATCGATGTGTGGCGTGAGCTCGCCTATCCGCTCGAATTGGTGATCGCAAAGGAGAACGCCGTCGGAACCTCCAAGATATCAAGCTGA
- a CDS encoding YncE family protein — translation MVPFRFLVSALALMLAGPSVVAAEQYALLNYESKPDQPVRREGIAIMNIEPDSSDFGKILMEIPLPSDLVAHHIFFNRDKSKAYITALGKSILHVVDLTKFPYQLRAIAVPDCQMGEDLVVSEDNKTWFLTCMGSSNVIMGDAVKDQPVKTISAAGSDAFILYPHGIAIHNGIDRILITSTVKPDLSEAGDTVTVIEASTGTVLSTHRVTSKPAPAKTAPVEVMFAPNANPPVVHITNMLEGTLWAGVWDPKTKTFSFNQIDDFGPREQGMPLEMMYNKKGDRLFVTTAKPGFVNLYDNSDPKHPKFLKAIATAGGAHHTVLSPDERYLFVQNSFLNLEGMSDGSITVIDLKNDQVVGSIDTLKSAGFNPNCIMPLPNHFQKPTMRAMMH, via the coding sequence ATGGTACCGTTCAGATTCCTAGTTTCGGCTCTTGCACTGATGCTCGCTGGTCCGTCCGTCGTCGCGGCCGAGCAGTATGCGTTGTTGAACTATGAGAGCAAGCCTGATCAGCCGGTGCGGCGGGAAGGCATTGCGATCATGAACATCGAGCCCGATTCGTCGGACTTCGGGAAGATCCTCATGGAGATTCCGCTTCCGTCCGATCTCGTGGCCCATCACATTTTCTTCAACCGCGACAAGAGCAAGGCTTATATCACGGCCCTGGGGAAGAGCATCCTGCACGTCGTCGACCTGACCAAGTTTCCCTACCAGCTGCGGGCGATCGCCGTTCCGGATTGCCAGATGGGCGAAGACCTCGTGGTGTCGGAGGACAACAAGACCTGGTTCCTCACCTGCATGGGTTCGAGCAACGTGATCATGGGCGACGCGGTGAAGGACCAGCCGGTCAAGACGATCAGTGCGGCCGGATCCGATGCCTTCATCCTCTATCCGCACGGTATCGCCATTCACAACGGCATCGATCGCATTCTGATCACCAGCACGGTGAAGCCGGACCTGTCGGAGGCGGGCGACACGGTGACGGTCATCGAGGCCAGCACCGGGACCGTTCTGTCCACGCATCGCGTCACGTCGAAGCCGGCTCCGGCGAAGACCGCGCCTGTGGAGGTCATGTTCGCCCCCAATGCGAATCCGCCGGTCGTGCACATCACCAACATGCTGGAGGGGACGCTGTGGGCGGGCGTCTGGGATCCAAAGACCAAGACTTTTTCGTTCAATCAGATCGACGACTTCGGTCCGCGCGAGCAAGGGATGCCGTTGGAAATGATGTACAACAAGAAGGGTGATCGTCTGTTCGTGACGACGGCCAAGCCGGGATTCGTCAATCTGTACGACAACAGCGATCCCAAGCATCCGAAGTTTCTCAAGGCGATCGCGACCGCCGGAGGCGCCCATCATACGGTGCTGTCGCCGGATGAACGGTATCTGTTCGTGCAGAACAGTTTTCTCAATCTGGAAGGGATGAGCGACGGATCGATCACCGTGATCGATCTGAAGAACGATCAGGTCGTGGGGAGTATCGATACCCTGAAGTCAGCGGGGTTCAACCCTAACTGCATCATGCCGCTGCCGAATCACTTTCAGAAGCCGACCATGCGGGCGATGATGCATTGA
- a CDS encoding SDR family oxidoreductase: protein MPSIALVTGANRGIGYEVARQLATRGWIVFLTGRTLAAVKRAASSIDSSVTPIPLDVTSRVSIEAAFGIVSQTVDHLDVLINNAGILDQDEGSIFDLPPERLRRMFETNTIGSLLMTQTFLPLLRKSGSARIINVSSGAGQLTDMDTWAPAYSISKTALNGVTGKFAAALKDSNIAVNSVCPGWVRTDMGGNEAPRSLEEGADTIVWLATEAPISLTGQFIKDRKVIPW from the coding sequence ATGCCGAGCATCGCCCTGGTTACGGGAGCCAACAGAGGGATCGGGTACGAGGTCGCGCGGCAATTGGCGACGCGCGGTTGGATTGTATTCTTGACCGGGCGGACGCTCGCCGCGGTCAAGAGAGCGGCCTCTTCCATCGACTCCTCGGTCACGCCAATCCCACTCGACGTCACCAGTCGAGTCAGCATCGAAGCCGCCTTCGGCATCGTCTCACAGACGGTGGATCATTTGGACGTGCTGATCAACAATGCCGGAATCCTGGATCAAGACGAGGGTTCGATCTTCGACCTGCCTCCGGAGCGGCTCCGGAGAATGTTCGAGACCAATACGATCGGATCGTTGCTCATGACCCAGACGTTCCTGCCGCTCCTTCGTAAAAGTGGTTCTGCTCGAATCATCAACGTGTCCAGCGGGGCCGGCCAATTGACCGACATGGACACCTGGGCGCCCGCATACAGTATCTCCAAGACGGCGCTGAACGGCGTGACCGGTAAGTTTGCCGCCGCATTGAAAGACTCGAACATCGCGGTCAATTCCGTTTGTCCCGGTTGGGTCAGAACGGACATGGGCGGGAATGAAGCGCCGCGTTCCCTCGAGGAAGGCGCCGACACGATCGTGTGGTTGGCGACCGAGGCGCCCATTTCACTCACCGGCCAGTTCATCAAAGACCGCAAGGTTATTCCCTGGTAG
- a CDS encoding DUF4160 domain-containing protein has translation MPTVLHVKGYRFFFFSLEGKEPPHIHVEQAERYAKLWLAPVSIARAKGFRNNELTEILQIVQNN, from the coding sequence ATGCCCACTGTTCTTCACGTAAAGGGCTATCGTTTCTTCTTCTTCAGCCTGGAAGGAAAAGAGCCTCCGCACATTCATGTTGAGCAAGCTGAGCGATATGCAAAGTTATGGTTAGCCCCTGTATCTATTGCCCGTGCGAAAGGGTTTCGGAACAATGAGTTGACGGAAATCCTTCAGATCGTTCAGAATAACTAG
- a CDS encoding DUF2442 domain-containing protein codes for MSALAVKLEPLAVEVTFTDSMLRVVLADGRKVSSPLAWFPQLLNATPEQRRKWRLIGGGVGIHWETVDEDISVESLLAVK; via the coding sequence ATGAGCGCGTTGGCAGTAAAACTTGAGCCGTTGGCCGTCGAAGTGACATTCACAGATTCGATGTTGCGCGTCGTGTTGGCTGACGGCCGCAAAGTATCGTCACCTTTGGCATGGTTTCCACAGTTGCTCAACGCCACGCCAGAACAACGCCGGAAGTGGCGTCTCATCGGCGGAGGAGTCGGCATCCACTGGGAGACGGTAGATGAAGACATTTCAGTTGAGAGTCTGCTCGCAGTCAAATAG
- a CDS encoding vWA domain-containing protein: protein MDQQQNGQANGAPLPLYVTLILDETGSMQSCKGSAIAGINQYLASLREEEAETRFTLTLFNSKKTEVRHNAVPVRQVNDLDVETYRPDATTPLYDAIGRTLSAAKQEAPNDAKKLCVILTDGLENASQEYTRPQIFDMIKSFEQGGWRFLYLGADHDVWAAGESLGIAGDGRVCFSKLEVAETF from the coding sequence ATGGACCAGCAACAGAACGGCCAAGCGAACGGTGCACCTCTGCCGCTCTACGTCACGCTCATTCTGGACGAGACAGGCTCAATGCAGTCCTGTAAGGGTTCAGCCATTGCCGGCATCAATCAATATCTCGCCTCACTCAGAGAGGAAGAAGCCGAAACCCGGTTCACGCTCACCCTCTTTAACTCGAAGAAGACGGAAGTCCGCCACAACGCCGTGCCGGTCCGGCAGGTGAACGACCTCGACGTAGAGACCTATCGTCCCGACGCAACGACGCCGCTCTACGACGCGATCGGCCGGACGTTGTCAGCGGCGAAGCAGGAAGCACCGAACGACGCCAAGAAACTCTGCGTCATTCTCACGGACGGACTGGAGAACGCCTCGCAGGAATATACCCGCCCGCAGATCTTCGACATGATCAAGTCGTTCGAACAGGGCGGCTGGAGATTCCTGTACCTTGGAGCCGATCACGATGTGTGGGCGGCAGGGGAATCGCTCGGCATCGCGGGCGACGGTCGAGTGTGCTTCAGCAAGCTTGAAGTGGCAGAAACGTTTTAA
- a CDS encoding DEAD/DEAH box helicase family protein, whose product MKEAAARIKINKLLEAAGWRFFADSNSPANIQLESNVTIRSQDLDSLGNDFEKASKGFIDFLLLNEKGFPFIVLEAKAEDKNPLVGKEQARTYARSQNCRFVILSNGNLHYFWDLERGNPYIITAFPKPDSVQSYRKITPNPSRLVEEVVGDDYIVLTQWPNYAAEAAWNNEAERPGFIAINGLRFLRPYQKKAIAAIQAAVKKGQDRFLFEMATGTGKTLTAAAVIKLFLRTGNAQRVLFLVDRLELEDQAKKAFAKVLANDYKTVIYKENRDDWRRAEIVVTTVQSLLFNNKYQRLFSPTDFDLVISDEAHRSIGGNARAVFNHFIGYKLGLTATPRDYLKNFGKSETKTTDPRVLERRLLLDTYRTFGCEDGQPTFRYSLLDGVKDGFLVSPTVVDARSEVTTKLLSESGFVVEFRDEEGENQKETYKQHEFEKRFFSDATNNLFCKTLMENALRDPVSGEMGKTIVFAVSQNHAAKLTQILNLIADRMFPGRYQSDFAVQVTSQVPDAQQYTINFTNNNLLGSGNFISAYKTSKARVCVTVGMMTTGYDCPDILNLGLFRPIFSPTDFIQIKGRGTRKHNFLEQLFDDELKEGVKTPVKSAYKLFDFFANCEYFEEEYDYDEVIALPKPKGDEGRSGTGRVGVIYKSYEHIGEDILSSIKEEEVGEYGMKIDRMFFQRFEDTVRQDTFIAANVEAGQWDRVVDYVNREVFDKPDAYYSLEKLRKAAAVDRRLSLREIIEKSFGLIQGFKSKDELLEEEFAKFVTDYRPEEATAIPALKNFFKAYVSNDQVRYSIENQQFTDLATNPVFTTKDLKAVPEKYRAIIPNYIKDYVPLNRFMP is encoded by the coding sequence ATGAAAGAAGCCGCCGCCCGTATCAAGATCAATAAGCTCCTAGAGGCGGCAGGTTGGCGTTTCTTCGCCGACAGTAACAGTCCAGCTAACATCCAGCTCGAATCCAACGTCACAATAAGATCTCAAGATCTCGATTCACTAGGCAATGATTTCGAGAAGGCGTCCAAGGGCTTTATCGATTTTCTGCTTCTGAATGAGAAGGGGTTCCCCTTTATCGTTCTCGAAGCCAAGGCTGAGGACAAAAACCCTCTCGTTGGGAAAGAGCAAGCCAGAACCTACGCCCGATCGCAGAATTGCCGTTTCGTCATTCTCTCCAACGGCAACCTGCATTACTTTTGGGACTTAGAGCGTGGCAATCCCTACATCATTACTGCCTTCCCCAAGCCGGATTCCGTCCAGAGCTACCGAAAGATCACGCCCAATCCAAGCCGCCTTGTTGAGGAAGTTGTCGGGGATGACTATATCGTGCTTACGCAGTGGCCCAATTATGCCGCTGAGGCCGCGTGGAACAATGAAGCTGAGCGGCCTGGATTTATCGCCATCAATGGGCTTCGATTCCTGCGTCCTTACCAGAAGAAGGCGATTGCCGCGATTCAGGCAGCAGTCAAGAAGGGGCAAGACCGCTTTCTCTTCGAAATGGCCACCGGGACCGGCAAGACACTGACGGCCGCAGCGGTCATCAAGCTGTTTCTCCGAACAGGCAATGCTCAGCGTGTGCTTTTCTTGGTGGATAGGCTTGAGTTAGAAGATCAGGCCAAAAAGGCCTTTGCCAAGGTATTGGCGAACGATTACAAGACCGTCATCTACAAAGAGAATCGCGATGATTGGCGGAGGGCAGAAATCGTCGTCACGACCGTTCAGTCATTGCTCTTCAATAACAAGTATCAGCGGCTCTTTTCACCGACTGACTTCGATTTGGTGATCTCGGACGAGGCCCATCGGTCCATCGGCGGAAATGCTCGGGCGGTCTTCAATCACTTTATTGGATATAAGCTAGGCCTTACAGCGACACCTCGCGACTACCTCAAGAATTTTGGCAAGTCCGAAACAAAGACGACCGACCCCCGCGTGCTAGAGCGCCGGCTCTTGCTCGACACCTACCGCACGTTTGGATGTGAGGATGGGCAACCGACTTTCCGCTATTCGCTGCTCGATGGCGTGAAAGATGGTTTTCTCGTGAGCCCTACGGTCGTAGACGCTCGGAGTGAAGTGACCACCAAGCTCCTTTCCGAAAGCGGCTTTGTCGTCGAATTTAGGGATGAAGAAGGCGAGAACCAGAAAGAGACCTACAAACAACACGAGTTTGAAAAACGCTTCTTCTCCGATGCCACCAACAATCTCTTCTGCAAGACGCTTATGGAAAATGCCCTGCGTGACCCGGTAAGCGGAGAAATGGGAAAGACCATCGTCTTCGCGGTGAGCCAGAATCACGCTGCCAAGCTCACGCAAATCCTCAATCTCATAGCCGACCGCATGTTTCCAGGGAGATACCAGTCGGACTTCGCCGTGCAAGTCACCTCGCAGGTGCCTGACGCCCAGCAATACACCATCAACTTCACTAATAACAATCTTTTAGGCTCAGGCAATTTCATCTCTGCTTATAAGACGAGCAAGGCACGCGTCTGTGTGACCGTCGGGATGATGACGACAGGCTATGACTGCCCAGATATTCTCAATCTCGGCCTCTTCCGTCCGATCTTTTCGCCAACAGACTTTATTCAGATTAAGGGCCGCGGGACCCGCAAGCACAATTTTCTAGAGCAATTGTTTGACGACGAATTAAAAGAAGGGGTTAAAACTCCCGTCAAGTCTGCCTATAAACTGTTCGACTTCTTTGCGAACTGTGAATACTTTGAAGAAGAATATGACTATGACGAAGTGATTGCCCTCCCGAAACCCAAGGGCGACGAGGGGAGGTCGGGCACGGGTAGGGTGGGTGTCATCTACAAATCCTATGAACATATCGGTGAGGACATTCTGTCGAGCATTAAGGAGGAGGAAGTCGGCGAATACGGCATGAAGATCGATCGGATGTTCTTTCAGCGGTTCGAGGATACCGTTCGCCAAGACACGTTCATCGCCGCCAACGTCGAAGCAGGGCAATGGGATCGGGTCGTGGACTATGTAAACCGGGAAGTGTTCGACAAACCGGACGCGTATTACAGTCTGGAAAAGCTAAGGAAAGCTGCTGCTGTGGATCGGCGACTGTCCCTGAGAGAGATCATTGAAAAGAGCTTTGGCCTCATTCAGGGGTTCAAATCCAAGGATGAACTGCTCGAAGAGGAATTCGCCAAATTCGTGACGGACTATCGGCCGGAAGAGGCTACGGCGATTCCAGCCCTGAAGAACTTCTTCAAAGCATATGTAAGCAATGACCAGGTTCGGTACAGCATCGAGAATCAGCAATTTACCGACTTGGCGACGAATCCAGTCTTCACCACCAAGGATCTCAAAGCCGTACCGGAAAAGTATCGCGCAATTATTCCCAACTATATTAAGGATTATGTGCCGCTGAATCGCTTCATGCCCTAA